Proteins encoded by one window of Salicibibacter halophilus:
- the rpsD gene encoding 30S ribosomal protein S4 — protein MSRYTGPTWKKSRRLGISLSGTGKELAKRPYPPGEHGPTQRKKLTEYGLQQQEKQKLRYMYGLNERQFVRTFETAGKQKGVHGENFMILLERRLDNLVYRAGLARTRRGARQLVNHGHITVDGGRVDIPSYTVKPGQTFGVREKSRNLSVIADAREALAFEPEYINFDGDKLEGTFTRLPERSELPSEISEALIVEWYSR, from the coding sequence ATGTCTCGCTATACAGGTCCAACCTGGAAAAAATCCCGCCGCCTTGGCATTTCGCTTAGCGGAACGGGAAAAGAACTAGCAAAGCGTCCTTACCCGCCGGGTGAGCACGGCCCAACCCAACGTAAAAAATTAACCGAATACGGTCTTCAGCAACAGGAAAAACAGAAGCTCCGTTATATGTATGGATTAAATGAGCGTCAGTTCGTTCGCACCTTTGAAACAGCCGGGAAACAGAAAGGTGTTCATGGTGAGAATTTCATGATCTTGCTGGAGCGACGCTTGGACAACCTCGTGTACCGTGCCGGACTTGCCCGCACACGCCGGGGTGCGCGTCAACTCGTAAATCATGGGCACATCACCGTAGATGGAGGACGTGTCGATATCCCGTCCTACACAGTGAAGCCTGGACAAACATTCGGGGTTCGCGAAAAATCCCGTAACTTGAGTGTGATCGCGGATGCACGTGAAGCGTTGGCGTTCGAACCGGAATATATTAATTTCGACGGAGACAAATTGGAAGGAACGTTCACGCGTTTGCCGGAACGCTCCGAATTGCCGTCTGAAATTAGCGAAGCCCTCATCGTTGAGTGGTATTCACGTTAA
- a CDS encoding Gfo/Idh/MocA family protein, which translates to MGYIRVGLIGYKFMGKAHTQAYKNTNFYFEPQDPFQLKVICGRNEESVKEAAFTYGWESYETDWRSVIERDDIDLIDIGTPSNTHKDIAIAAAKAGKHVLTEKPMALSVRDAKEMLKAVTDTGVQHMVSFNYRRVPAIALAKRMISEGRIGRVYHIRAHYLQDWLANPQSPFAWRLDKNIAGSGAHGDLNAHIVDLTRHLVGEFDEVVGMSETFVKERPIDNGEGKRDVTVDDTTLFLARFDNGAVGNFEATRYATGRKNHEYIEINGSMGSIVFNFERMNELQFFSKEDDHHLQGYRNILVTEPEAHEYMNAWWPPGHLIGYEHAFTHQASDFARAISQQQPVYPNFEDGLRCQQVLEAVDHSILSRTWEKVEKSNDVGRTRER; encoded by the coding sequence TTGGGTTATATAAGAGTAGGGTTGATCGGTTATAAATTCATGGGAAAAGCGCACACACAAGCGTATAAAAACACCAATTTTTATTTCGAGCCACAAGATCCTTTTCAATTAAAAGTAATTTGTGGAAGAAACGAAGAAAGCGTAAAGGAAGCGGCTTTTACGTACGGTTGGGAGTCTTATGAAACGGACTGGCGATCCGTTATCGAACGTGACGACATTGATCTTATTGATATCGGCACGCCTAGTAATACCCATAAGGATATTGCTATTGCAGCTGCGAAAGCTGGTAAACATGTGTTAACCGAAAAACCTATGGCGCTAAGCGTACGTGATGCAAAAGAAATGTTGAAGGCAGTTACAGATACCGGTGTGCAACATATGGTTAGTTTTAACTACCGTCGCGTACCTGCCATTGCTTTAGCTAAACGTATGATCTCTGAGGGGAGAATAGGGAGAGTTTACCATATACGCGCTCATTATTTACAAGATTGGCTTGCGAATCCCCAATCTCCGTTTGCCTGGAGATTAGATAAAAATATAGCCGGTTCCGGGGCACACGGTGATTTAAATGCCCATATTGTCGATCTCACGCGCCACCTTGTTGGCGAATTTGATGAAGTGGTAGGGATGTCTGAAACATTTGTAAAAGAGCGTCCTATCGATAATGGTGAAGGTAAAAGAGATGTAACCGTCGATGATACAACTCTTTTTTTGGCTCGATTTGACAATGGGGCTGTAGGCAACTTTGAGGCAACCCGTTATGCTACTGGCCGTAAGAATCATGAATATATCGAAATTAATGGTTCTATGGGGTCGATTGTCTTCAATTTTGAGAGAATGAATGAGTTGCAATTTTTTTCAAAAGAAGATGACCATCACTTGCAAGGATACAGAAACATTCTTGTGACCGAACCGGAAGCTCATGAATATATGAATGCTTGGTGGCCTCCCGGTCATTTAATCGGATATGAGCATGCGTTTACACACCAAGCCAGTGATTTTGCACGTGCGATCTCACAACAACAACCTGTTTATCCGAATTTTGAAGATGGTTTACGTTGTCAGCAAGTGTTGGAAGCTGTAGACCATTCCATTCTATCAAGAACATGGGAAAAGGTAGAGAAAAGCAATGATGTGGGACGTACGCGAGAACGTTGA
- the deoC gene encoding deoxyribose-phosphate aldolase — MKQTELAAYIDHTLLKPEATKTDILTLCDEAKEHRFATVCIPPYWVKTAVQALEGSDVGVATVIGFPHGMNVSEIKAFETEKAIEQGASDVDMVINAGALKSGDEDGVRADIDAVVKASGGRALVKVIIETSRLTEEEKKTATRLAVEAGADYVKTSTGFHTAGATLADIKLMKEVAGEKGKLKASGGVKTAEDAKAYIEAGTDRIGTSSGIAIVTGDGGSGAY, encoded by the coding sequence ATGAAACAGACAGAACTCGCTGCATATATTGACCATACGCTTTTAAAACCGGAAGCAACGAAAACAGATATTCTCACTTTATGTGATGAAGCGAAAGAACATCGTTTTGCAACCGTTTGTATCCCGCCGTATTGGGTGAAAACCGCGGTGCAAGCATTGGAAGGAAGCGATGTCGGAGTAGCAACGGTGATCGGCTTTCCCCACGGCATGAACGTATCGGAAATAAAGGCATTTGAAACGGAAAAAGCAATTGAACAAGGTGCGTCAGATGTGGATATGGTGATCAATGCAGGTGCGCTGAAGTCAGGCGATGAAGATGGCGTTCGAGCAGACATCGATGCTGTTGTAAAAGCGAGCGGCGGCCGTGCACTCGTGAAAGTGATCATCGAAACGAGCCGATTGACCGAGGAAGAGAAGAAAACGGCCACACGCCTGGCTGTGGAAGCAGGGGCGGATTATGTGAAAACGTCCACCGGCTTTCACACTGCCGGCGCAACACTTGCCGATATCAAGTTAATGAAAGAAGTGGCAGGGGAAAAAGGGAAACTTAAAGCATCAGGTGGTGTTAAAACAGCGGAGGATGCAAAAGCATATATCGAAGCGGGCACCGACCGGATCGGAACAAGTTCCGGGATCGCGATTGTTACAGGTGATGGGGGCAGTGGCGCGTATTAG
- a CDS encoding transglycosylase domain-containing protein, with protein sequence MKRRLQRLNDWLGQWNQTKIGRPIDITGQVLWNLFLIIITTVLICMTFVGAAGLGYFVSLAEDAPAYSEDKIKMDLYNYEQTSEIYFAGDTYLGELPSILDRREVSLDEVSDYVIQAMIATEDEYFYEHHGIVPKAIMRAAVQEIAGSGMQSGGSTLTQQVVKNQLLSSEVSFTRKAREMMLAMRMENYLEKNEILEAYINVVPFGRDASGTQIAGVQTAAQGVFGVDASELNLPQAAFIAGLPQNPFSFTPFNPDGDIRDDLSPGITRMKTVLSRMHEKNIIDDAMYEEALTYDIEKHLTDKKDTKSRSMEHYPYMSNEIERRAAFILRDILLEKENINAANLNNEAMEHYYDEAKKQLRLGGYRIHTTIDKTIYDAMNKSIKDDKLFGPDRGEMPEEIGATLVENKSGAILSFVGGRDFERENLNHATQGQRSVGSTIKPLMPYGSAMERGMVQPASLLPDMPSSYSDGTALANNSDNYLGFIPVRDALMHSQNVPSVKTFQQLDQGEVKKDLQNMGFSLDDDSVYESAALGAIDASVEQNTSAMSLFGNEGKRQDPYMIERIETHNGEEIYEYEPESRLVFSPQTSYLAVDMMRDVIKNGTANFLPNKLAISGDWAGKTGTSTDYHDAWFIGLNPNVTFGVWIGYDEPQPLKRQYNGLTYSQRTQALWATMMNAAADANEDVILNEQRFKKPDRIRRQTVCGLNGLLPSIPCHNAGLIDTDLMNEDHVPTKKDDSQEEAYVTINGQNYPALEDTPVAFTRKGIVADLPFFEQLELGEHEKDRLLGDVIPAGLETPVSDHPPKAVNGVRTGEGALHWDQHTDEDIIGYRIYESDGKFVANVIGNTSTTYKNSDKGKDYEVTAVDTQGRESF encoded by the coding sequence ATGAAGCGTCGTTTGCAAAGGCTAAACGATTGGTTGGGACAGTGGAACCAAACGAAGATCGGCCGCCCCATCGATATCACCGGGCAGGTTCTTTGGAATTTATTTTTGATTATCATAACTACGGTGCTTATCTGTATGACGTTTGTTGGCGCTGCCGGTCTAGGGTACTTTGTTTCTCTTGCAGAGGATGCACCCGCGTATTCGGAAGATAAAATAAAAATGGACCTTTATAATTATGAACAGACGAGTGAAATTTATTTTGCAGGCGATACCTACCTCGGTGAACTCCCTTCCATTTTAGACCGACGTGAAGTCTCCCTTGATGAAGTATCCGATTACGTGATCCAGGCAATGATCGCGACTGAAGATGAATACTTCTATGAACATCACGGGATTGTCCCGAAAGCCATTATGCGCGCGGCTGTTCAGGAAATCGCAGGTTCGGGCATGCAAAGCGGAGGGAGCACGTTAACCCAACAAGTCGTAAAAAATCAGCTGCTATCGAGTGAAGTTTCTTTTACCCGCAAAGCCCGGGAAATGATGCTCGCCATGCGTATGGAAAATTACCTAGAAAAGAATGAAATCCTGGAAGCTTATATTAATGTTGTTCCCTTCGGCAGAGATGCCTCCGGCACACAAATCGCTGGAGTGCAAACAGCGGCTCAAGGAGTATTCGGTGTCGATGCTTCAGAACTCAACCTTCCACAAGCTGCATTTATCGCGGGATTGCCGCAAAACCCGTTCAGTTTTACTCCTTTCAACCCTGATGGAGACATCCGTGATGATTTGTCGCCCGGAATAACCCGCATGAAAACTGTTCTTTCGCGCATGCACGAAAAAAACATCATCGATGACGCTATGTATGAAGAAGCCCTGACCTACGATATTGAAAAACATTTAACGGACAAAAAAGATACAAAGAGCAGAAGCATGGAGCATTATCCTTACATGAGCAATGAAATAGAACGGCGGGCTGCTTTTATTCTTCGTGACATTTTATTGGAAAAAGAGAACATAAATGCTGCCAATTTAAATAATGAGGCGATGGAGCACTATTACGATGAAGCCAAAAAACAACTCCGTCTTGGCGGTTACCGGATTCACACAACCATTGATAAAACTATTTATGATGCCATGAATAAATCCATCAAGGACGATAAGCTTTTTGGACCCGATCGAGGGGAAATGCCTGAGGAGATAGGAGCAACCCTTGTAGAAAACAAGTCTGGCGCCATTCTAAGCTTTGTTGGAGGAAGAGACTTTGAAAGAGAAAATTTAAATCACGCGACTCAAGGCCAACGCTCTGTCGGATCTACGATCAAACCGTTAATGCCTTACGGCTCCGCAATGGAGAGAGGAATGGTCCAGCCCGCTTCTCTCCTTCCGGATATGCCATCATCTTATAGTGATGGAACAGCGTTGGCCAACAATAGCGACAACTACCTCGGATTCATTCCGGTGCGTGACGCGTTAATGCATTCGCAAAATGTCCCTTCGGTCAAGACATTTCAGCAGTTGGACCAAGGGGAGGTGAAAAAAGATTTGCAGAACATGGGATTCTCTCTCGATGATGACTCCGTGTATGAATCCGCGGCTCTGGGAGCTATTGACGCAAGCGTTGAGCAAAATACAAGCGCCATGTCGCTTTTCGGAAACGAAGGCAAAAGACAAGACCCATACATGATTGAACGAATCGAGACACACAATGGCGAAGAGATCTATGAATATGAACCGGAATCGAGGCTTGTTTTTTCACCGCAAACGTCTTATCTCGCTGTGGACATGATGCGGGATGTCATAAAGAACGGCACTGCTAATTTTTTACCGAATAAACTTGCTATCAGCGGCGATTGGGCCGGAAAAACAGGGACGAGCACCGATTACCATGACGCATGGTTTATCGGGCTGAACCCAAACGTGACCTTCGGGGTATGGATCGGTTATGACGAACCTCAACCGCTGAAACGACAGTACAACGGGCTCACGTACAGTCAACGCACGCAAGCGCTGTGGGCGACAATGATGAACGCAGCTGCAGACGCTAATGAAGATGTAATTTTAAATGAGCAGCGTTTTAAAAAACCGGACAGGATTAGGCGTCAAACAGTGTGCGGGCTTAATGGTCTTCTACCTTCCATCCCTTGTCATAACGCAGGGCTTATTGACACAGATCTTATGAACGAAGATCACGTTCCTACAAAAAAAGATGATTCCCAGGAAGAAGCATATGTAACGATCAACGGACAAAATTATCCGGCATTGGAAGATACCCCGGTAGCGTTTACTCGCAAGGGGATCGTCGCGGATCTTCCTTTTTTTGAACAATTGGAGCTGGGCGAACATGAAAAAGACCGGCTGCTTGGTGACGTGATTCCCGCTGGGCTTGAAACACCGGTCAGCGATCATCCTCCGAAAGCAGTCAATGGTGTCAGAACTGGCGAGGGCGCGTTGCACTGGGATCAACATACGGATGAGGACATTATTGGTTACCGAATTTATGAGAGTGACGGAAAGTTTGTGGCGAACGTTATCGGGAATACGTCCACTACCTACAAAAACAGCGATAAAGGAAAAGATTATGAAGTAACAGCCGTGGACACGCAAGGGAGGGAATCGTTTTAA
- a CDS encoding sugar phosphate isomerase/epimerase family protein — MNLGVFTVLFADRPLDQALDHILGHGIHHVEIGCGGYPGNAHCNPKNLLENLDQTKKMKDMLRERSMQIDALSAHGNPLHPNKDIRQSDHQDLLNTIKLANELEVDTVVTFAGCPGDSDHAHYPNWVTSTWPPEYRDLLEWQWSEKVIPYWQQMAEQAQKYGVRIAIEPHPGFVVYNTENMSRLREAVGTTIGLNFDPSHLFWQQSDPIAMIKEFGKKQAIYHVHAKDTYLDDQNISVNGVLDTKPFSEMLDRSWYFRTIGYGHGEDKWKEMISALQAVDYDGVISIEHEDALMTPDEGFQKAVGFLQSILIREKNTAIWWD; from the coding sequence ATGAACTTAGGCGTGTTTACGGTTTTATTTGCTGATCGCCCCCTTGATCAAGCACTTGATCATATTTTAGGGCATGGGATTCATCATGTAGAAATCGGTTGTGGGGGATATCCCGGTAATGCCCACTGCAACCCGAAAAATTTACTGGAAAACCTTGATCAAACGAAAAAAATGAAAGACATGTTGCGAGAACGATCGATGCAGATTGATGCGTTAAGTGCTCATGGAAATCCTTTGCATCCTAACAAAGATATTCGTCAATCCGATCATCAAGATCTACTTAATACCATCAAACTAGCAAATGAATTGGAAGTGGATACGGTAGTAACGTTCGCCGGTTGTCCCGGTGATTCGGATCATGCTCATTATCCAAACTGGGTAACATCCACGTGGCCGCCGGAATATCGTGACCTTTTGGAATGGCAATGGTCAGAAAAAGTTATCCCTTATTGGCAGCAGATGGCTGAACAAGCTCAAAAATATGGGGTGAGAATTGCCATTGAGCCTCACCCGGGATTTGTGGTGTACAACACTGAAAATATGAGCCGTCTTAGAGAAGCCGTTGGCACAACAATTGGGTTAAATTTTGACCCAAGTCACCTTTTTTGGCAACAATCAGATCCTATCGCTATGATTAAGGAATTTGGAAAAAAACAAGCGATTTATCATGTACATGCGAAAGACACGTATTTAGATGATCAGAACATCAGTGTAAATGGCGTTCTAGACACAAAACCCTTTAGTGAAATGCTTGATCGTTCTTGGTATTTTCGAACAATCGGCTATGGACATGGAGAAGATAAATGGAAAGAGATGATAAGTGCACTGCAAGCGGTTGATTATGACGGCGTTATTAGCATTGAACACGAAGACGCACTTATGACGCCTGATGAAGGCTTTCAAAAGGCAGTAGGTTTTCTGCAAAGCATCTTGATTCGTGAAAAAAACACAGCTATTTGGTGGGACTGA
- the panB gene encoding 3-methyl-2-oxobutanoate hydroxymethyltransferase, protein MKTTAQFKKMKQDGKPIAMLTAYDAPSARLAERADVDLILVGDSVGMVVLGYDSTIPVTVDDMALHTKAVKRGARDTFVVTDLPFFSYHGDFSETSGHVKRLLQEAGADAVKLEGGQEVTDTVEKLVQAGVPVMGHLGLTPQSVGVLGGYKVQGKEASEAEKLVTEAKALEAAGAFALVLECVPKQLGALVADRLDIPIIGIGAGAETDGQVLVYHDVIGYGSEHTPKFVKQYANISPHIEVGLENYVSDVKSRAFPEAANTFTMKAEQLDGLYGTHAVSEGK, encoded by the coding sequence ATGAAAACTACAGCTCAATTCAAAAAAATGAAGCAAGATGGGAAGCCGATTGCCATGCTCACGGCCTATGACGCGCCTTCTGCCCGTCTTGCCGAACGTGCAGATGTTGACTTGATTTTAGTTGGCGATTCTGTGGGCATGGTTGTGCTTGGATATGATTCCACGATCCCGGTCACTGTCGATGACATGGCCCTGCACACGAAGGCGGTTAAGAGGGGGGCACGGGACACATTTGTCGTTACGGACCTTCCATTCTTTTCTTACCATGGAGATTTTTCCGAAACATCCGGCCATGTCAAACGTCTCCTTCAAGAGGCCGGCGCGGATGCGGTGAAACTGGAAGGCGGCCAAGAAGTGACAGATACCGTAGAAAAACTAGTACAGGCCGGCGTACCTGTCATGGGGCATCTGGGATTAACACCGCAATCCGTCGGTGTGCTTGGCGGCTATAAAGTACAAGGCAAGGAAGCTTCGGAAGCGGAAAAACTCGTCACGGAAGCAAAAGCATTGGAAGCGGCAGGCGCTTTCGCCCTCGTGCTTGAATGCGTTCCGAAACAGTTGGGGGCACTCGTTGCAGATCGCTTGGATATTCCGATCATCGGCATTGGTGCCGGAGCGGAAACCGATGGCCAAGTGCTCGTTTACCATGACGTTATTGGCTATGGATCGGAGCATACCCCAAAATTTGTAAAGCAGTACGCGAACATATCACCGCATATTGAAGTCGGCCTCGAAAACTACGTCAGCGATGTCAAATCCCGTGCATTTCCTGAAGCGGCAAACACGTTTACGATGAAAGCGGAACAGCTCGATGGACTCTACGGCACGCACGCTGTTTCGGAGGGGAAATAA
- the panD gene encoding aspartate 1-decarboxylase has protein sequence MFRTMMKAKLHRARVTEANLEYVGSITIDEDLMDTVDLLENEKVQIVNNNNGERFETYVIKGTRGKREICLNGAAARLVQPGDVVIILSYSLMEEDAAQNHRPKVAIMDEKNDIVEMLDTEPASTVL, from the coding sequence ATGTTTCGCACTATGATGAAAGCAAAGCTTCATCGCGCTCGCGTGACCGAGGCTAATCTGGAATATGTAGGCAGCATTACCATCGATGAAGATTTAATGGATACAGTCGATCTTTTGGAAAATGAAAAAGTCCAAATCGTAAACAATAATAATGGGGAACGCTTTGAAACGTATGTTATTAAAGGAACGCGCGGGAAGCGGGAGATCTGCTTAAATGGCGCAGCAGCAAGGTTGGTGCAACCTGGCGATGTCGTCATCATCTTATCTTATTCCTTAATGGAAGAAGATGCCGCGCAAAACCACCGACCGAAGGTGGCGATTATGGATGAAAAAAATGACATTGTGGAGATGCTGGACACAGAGCCTGCGTCCACGGTGTTATAA
- a CDS encoding GMC family oxidoreductase — translation MVTQLDSVEVLVVGSGWAGGIVSAEMAKEGRQVVCLERGESKAIEDYIHVKDELRFSLRHEMMQDFSKETITSRHFRDIEALPVREQSDMHWGTDTGGASVHWNGVTFRNLPYDFEIYSQTVERYGEEKIPEEMTLQDWGITYDDMEPYYDRFEKTAGISGEESEFGPERSNPYPTPPMTDTAITRLFKDSARNLGYHPFQFPSANLSETYENPDGQTISQCQYCAFCETFGCDYGAKSDPLVTVLATAKEHDNFELRTKANVRRVLYDGEQATGVRYMDTRTGREYEQPADVVVLAGFTFTNSRLLLLSEIGTPYNPDTGEGVIGKNYTMHSLSNMGARGFFNDRKFNTYMGAGALGACFDDFAGDNMDHTDLDFIHGGEVDCPQWGQRPIEHNHVPEGTPTWGREFKEKSLFYANRNIRVRWQVGTMPWQFNYLDLDPTYTDIHGDPLLRVTNEYTDQDRNIMDFGLELCKEVLEEMGADIIDAEESSLAEEFPNVFYGQHYAGGVIMGDDPETSAVNNYLQMWDAENLFVVGASAFPHFSNFNPTGTVGAFAYRASEGIEQYLENGGGPLV, via the coding sequence ATGGTTACACAGTTAGATAGTGTAGAAGTGCTTGTCGTCGGAAGTGGTTGGGCCGGAGGGATTGTAAGTGCCGAAATGGCAAAGGAAGGGCGTCAAGTCGTCTGTTTGGAACGGGGGGAATCCAAAGCAATCGAAGACTATATTCATGTGAAAGACGAATTGCGTTTTTCGTTGCGGCATGAGATGATGCAAGACTTTTCAAAAGAAACGATTACTTCACGGCATTTCCGGGACATAGAGGCATTGCCCGTGCGGGAACAAAGTGACATGCATTGGGGAACCGATACGGGAGGCGCCAGTGTTCATTGGAATGGAGTCACCTTTCGGAATCTGCCTTATGACTTTGAAATATACAGCCAAACAGTCGAAAGATATGGAGAAGAAAAAATCCCTGAAGAGATGACCCTACAGGATTGGGGGATCACCTACGATGATATGGAGCCCTATTATGACCGCTTTGAAAAGACTGCCGGAATATCCGGGGAAGAGAGCGAATTTGGGCCGGAACGTTCAAACCCCTATCCTACCCCTCCGATGACAGATACAGCCATCACCCGCTTATTCAAAGATTCCGCAAGAAATTTGGGTTACCACCCTTTTCAATTTCCGTCTGCAAACCTTAGCGAAACCTATGAAAATCCGGATGGCCAAACGATTTCCCAATGCCAGTATTGCGCTTTCTGTGAAACCTTTGGCTGTGATTATGGAGCCAAATCAGATCCCCTTGTAACGGTGTTGGCTACAGCCAAAGAACACGATAATTTTGAACTTCGGACAAAAGCTAATGTTCGACGAGTATTATACGATGGCGAACAAGCTACCGGCGTCCGATACATGGATACACGAACCGGCCGGGAGTATGAGCAACCGGCAGATGTCGTAGTTCTAGCCGGGTTCACGTTCACAAATTCTCGTCTGCTATTGTTATCTGAGATCGGGACCCCATACAACCCCGATACAGGCGAAGGGGTGATCGGCAAGAATTATACGATGCACTCCCTCTCTAATATGGGGGCCAGAGGTTTTTTCAATGACCGCAAATTCAATACCTATATGGGAGCCGGCGCATTGGGAGCTTGCTTTGATGATTTTGCCGGCGATAACATGGACCATACCGATTTGGATTTTATTCACGGCGGAGAAGTCGACTGCCCGCAATGGGGACAAAGACCGATTGAACATAACCATGTTCCCGAGGGAACACCTACGTGGGGGCGTGAATTCAAGGAAAAATCATTATTTTATGCCAACCGAAATATCCGTGTACGTTGGCAAGTCGGAACGATGCCCTGGCAATTCAATTATTTGGATTTGGATCCTACGTATACAGACATACATGGGGATCCGCTTTTACGGGTGACCAATGAATACACCGACCAAGATCGCAACATCATGGACTTTGGTTTAGAGTTGTGCAAAGAAGTGTTGGAAGAAATGGGCGCGGACATTATCGATGCAGAAGAGTCTTCGTTAGCCGAAGAATTTCCGAATGTGTTTTATGGGCAACACTACGCCGGCGGGGTAATTATGGGGGATGACCCGGAAACCTCTGCAGTGAATAATTACTTGCAAATGTGGGACGCAGAAAATTTGTTTGTTGTAGGGGCTTCCGCTTTTCCCCACTTTAGTAATTTCAACCCTACCGGTACTGTGGGGGCATTCGCTTACCGCGCCTCGGAGGGCATCGAACAATACTTGGAAAATGGCGGCGGACCGTTAGTGTGA
- the tyrS gene encoding tyrosine--tRNA ligase, whose amino-acid sequence MSEELQATPEQEKEIDDQVKALQRGVVEIVPEDAFREKIKKSVITGKPLKIKLGMDPSAPDVHIGHTVVLHKLRQFQEFGHEIQMLIGDFTGKIGDPSGKSETRKPLTTEDVEANAKTYVEQYGKVLDMDKATLYYNSEWLSKLTFEDVIKLAGNLTVARMLEREDFHNRYTSNKPISVHEFFYPLMQGYDSIAMDSDIEVGGTDQTFNVMMGRQLQDAYGKEKQVALTLPLIEGLDGERKMSKSLDNYIGIDEEPNEMFGKAMSIPDELMLKYYELATDISLADIEQLEKELADGSLHPRDAKQRLGRKFVSMYYGEDEAEKAQRYFQTVFQKRALPDDMPEVEWKGEATVSIIDLLVELDMQPSKGEARKMIQNGGVKINEEKVHDIKTEIAVENGMIVQVGKRKFTKLSV is encoded by the coding sequence ATGTCAGAAGAATTACAAGCAACACCGGAACAAGAAAAAGAAATTGATGATCAAGTTAAAGCTTTACAAAGAGGGGTTGTGGAAATTGTTCCCGAAGATGCGTTTCGGGAAAAAATCAAAAAATCCGTCATCACCGGTAAACCGTTGAAGATCAAACTTGGTATGGATCCATCCGCGCCCGATGTTCATATCGGCCATACGGTCGTGCTGCATAAATTGCGCCAGTTTCAGGAATTCGGCCATGAAATTCAAATGCTTATCGGCGACTTCACCGGGAAAATCGGAGATCCGAGTGGGAAGAGTGAGACGCGTAAACCTTTAACGACAGAAGACGTGGAAGCGAACGCGAAGACGTACGTGGAGCAATACGGGAAAGTGTTGGATATGGATAAAGCAACGCTTTATTACAATTCGGAGTGGCTTAGCAAACTAACATTTGAGGATGTTATTAAACTGGCCGGAAATCTTACCGTGGCCCGCATGCTTGAAAGGGAAGATTTTCATAACCGTTATACATCGAATAAACCGATCTCTGTCCATGAATTTTTCTACCCATTGATGCAAGGATATGATTCCATCGCGATGGACAGCGATATCGAGGTAGGCGGCACCGACCAAACCTTTAATGTCATGATGGGCCGTCAGCTGCAGGATGCTTACGGCAAAGAAAAGCAGGTAGCCCTTACCTTGCCGCTTATTGAAGGCTTGGACGGCGAGCGAAAAATGTCGAAGTCTCTGGACAATTACATCGGCATTGACGAGGAACCGAATGAAATGTTCGGAAAAGCCATGTCCATCCCGGATGAACTCATGCTTAAATATTACGAGCTGGCGACGGATATTTCGCTCGCGGATATTGAACAACTGGAAAAAGAACTTGCTGATGGTTCGCTTCATCCACGTGATGCCAAGCAAAGGTTGGGCAGGAAGTTCGTTTCGATGTATTACGGGGAAGATGAAGCAGAGAAAGCCCAGCGTTACTTCCAAACCGTCTTTCAGAAACGAGCGCTTCCCGATGATATGCCCGAAGTGGAGTGGAAAGGGGAAGCAACCGTATCGATTATTGATCTTCTCGTGGAATTAGACATGCAGCCTTCAAAAGGCGAGGCTCGCAAAATGATTCAAAATGGCGGCGTGAAAATAAACGAAGAAAAGGTACATGACATTAAAACGGAGATCGCTGTTGAAAATGGCATGATTGTGCAAGTCGGTAAGCGGAAGTTTACGAAGTTAAGTGTTTGA
- a CDS encoding nucleoside deaminase encodes MGEEKFMERAVEIAQKSARSNGGPFGAIVVKDGRVISAGRNEVTATNDPTAHAEIQAIRAACSSLNRFQLTDCDIYTSCEPCPMCIGAIYWARPRAVYYAATKTEAAQIGFDDQFIYEQIALPVEKRSITMVQMCPDNYDLPFQTWKNSNDKTSY; translated from the coding sequence GTGGGAGAGGAGAAGTTTATGGAAAGGGCTGTCGAAATTGCGCAAAAAAGCGCAAGGAGCAATGGCGGCCCATTTGGTGCAATTGTTGTAAAAGACGGAAGGGTAATTAGTGCCGGGCGTAATGAAGTAACAGCAACGAATGATCCAACGGCCCATGCAGAAATTCAAGCTATCCGGGCGGCATGCAGTTCATTGAATCGTTTCCAATTAACAGATTGTGACATTTATACGAGTTGTGAACCATGCCCAATGTGCATCGGTGCCATCTATTGGGCTAGACCAAGGGCGGTGTACTATGCAGCTACGAAAACAGAGGCAGCCCAAATCGGGTTTGATGATCAGTTTATTTATGAACAAATTGCACTGCCTGTTGAAAAGCGTAGCATTACGATGGTCCAAATGTGCCCGGATAACTACGACCTACCCTTCCAAACTTGGAAAAACTCAAATGATAAAACGTCCTATTAG